DNA from Halogeometricum sp. S1BR25-6:
GTCATCGCCCAGGGGACGTTCGACATCCTCCACCCCGGTCACGTCCACTACCTGCGCGACGCCGCCGCCCTCGGCGACGAACTGCACGTCATCGTCGCCCGCCGCGAGAACGTCACCCACAAACGAAAGCCCGTCCTGCCGGACCGCCAGCGCCGCGACATGGTCGACGCCCTCGGAGCGGTGACGGAGGCACACCTCGGCCACCGCGAGGACATCTTCGTCCCCATCGAGCGCATCCGCCCGGACGTCATCGTCCTCGGCCACGACCAGCACCACGACGCCGACGGCATCAGCGAGGCCCTCGCCGCCCGCGGCATCGACTGCGAGGTGACGCGCGCCTCCGCGCGCGAACCCGCCTACGAGGACGAACTGCTCTCGACCGGCCGCATCATCGACCGCGTCCTCGAAGAACGGGCGGACGGTTCGGGCCGGAAACGGGACGGGGACCGAGACCGCAGTCGAGACGAGGACGCGTAGCGCCCGAACCCGCAGCGTTGAGTTTCCCCCGCCCGAAGCGACCGCCATGACCGACGACCCGCCGGTGACGTTCCGCGAATCGATGGGGAACACGAGCCTCCGCGTCCGACAGATGGCGGACGACGGCGCGCCGCACGGAACGATGGTCGTCGCCAGCGAACTTACCGCCGCGCGCGGCCGGACGGGGAACGAGTGGGCGGCCCCGCCGGGCGGCGTCTGGACGAGCACTCTCCTCCGGCCCGGCCTCCCCGCAGAGCGGGTCGGCCGCCTCACGTTCGCCGGCGCCGTGGCCGTCGTCGACGCCCTCGAACCCCTCGCCGTCGACGCGCGCCTGAAGTGGCCGAACGACGTCGTCGTCGCGCGCGGGAGCGAGGACGGTCGGCCGAGGAAACTCGCCGGCGTGCTCACCGAACCCGTCGTCGACGGCGTCCCGGTGCCCGGCAAACCCGTCGACGAGGTGTTCGGCGACGACGGCGTCGACGTCGAGTACGTCGTCCTCGGCGTCGGCATCAACGCGAATCTCGACCCCGCCGACCTCGAACTCGACAGGCCGGCGACGACGCTCCGCGCCGAAGTCGGGTCGGTCGACCGGGAGGCGTTGGCCCGCCGACTCCGCGACTCGCTGTGCGCGCGGTGTGCGGCCGCCGAGTCGGACGAGGGGTTCGCCGCACTCCTGGACGAGTGGCGCGACCGCGCGGAGACGCTCGGGTCGCGCGTGAGGGTCCGTCGGCGCGGTGGACCGGACGTCTCCGGCGTCGCGCGCGACGTCTCGGCGCGCGGCGGACTGCTGGTCGAGACCGAGGAGGAAACGGTCGAACTGACCGAGGGAGAGGCGACGCGACTGCGCGAGGGGGAGTGAGTCGGCCGAACGGAGTCGACGAACGGAATCGAACGGGAGGAGAAGAAGTCGGAGCGACGAGGCCGCTATCGCGCCAGCGCGGGTGCCGACGCGGACGCGGGTGCCTCGATGCTACCGCTTCCGCCGCCACCGCTGCTGTTCTGCTGCTCGTCGAGCCAGTTCTGGTACTCCTCCTGTGAGACGACTTCGACGGTGAAGTACATCTGTGAGTGGGAGACGCCGCAGTACTCAGAGCAGTAACCCTGGTACTCCCCCTCCTCGTAGGGCACCGTCTTGATGGTGTTAACCTGGCCCGGGAAGGCGTCCATCTTCAGCGCCAACTCGGGGACGTGGAAGCCGTGTATCACGTCCCTGGAGGTGACTTGGATCACCACCGGCCTGTCCTTCGGCACCACTATCTGCGTGCCCGTGCTGAAGTTACCGTTCTCGGGGTAGGACATCTCCCAGCCCCACTGATACGCTTCGGCGTGGACGACGACCGGTTCCTCGCTCTGATCGGCCAAATCCGACCCCGGGTAGGTGACGTTCTCGTTCGCCAGCACGCCGTAGGAGGCGACGCCGACGAACAGCAGGATGATGGCCGTGGCGATGGTCCAGGTGATTTCGAGCCGCCGGTTCTCCTTGGTCGGCAGCGGGTTGTCGTTGTTCCGGAACTTCACCACCGCGTAGAGGAGGATGACCTCGACGAGGACGGTGATGGGGATGGCGATGTACAGAAGCTTGCTGTTCAGCTCGTTGATGAGTTCGGCGCTCGCCGACGCCTGCGCCGCGGCGGGGTCCGCGAACGCCGCCAGGACGAGGACCGAGAACGCGGAAACGAGCGCTAAACGCGTCTTTCGCATCTTATTGCTGGCTTAGGAACAAACGCCTAAATAGTTGCTGTCTTTTCGTCGCGCGGTCCCCTGGAACCGGAAAAGCGCGGGTCCTAAATACGCCGCACCCGAACGGACTGTAGGTGACTACTCGTGGAACCGAACCGCACGCACGACCGTTTTCACGGCCTCCTGGCGGCGACCGCCATGGGGGTCTATCTCCTGCTGCTCGTCGGCGCGACGACGGCGCTCACCGACGCCGCGGCGGCTTGCACCGCCTGGCCCGTCTGCGGTGACGGTTTCACCGCGCCGACCACCGCCGACGGGTGGCTCGCGGTCGGCCACCGCCTCGCGGCCGTCCTCGTCGGCATCTTGGGGGTCGTCACGCTCGCCGCCGGCGTCCGCGCCGACGTGAGCCGTCGCATCCTCGGCGCGATGGTCGTCGCCGGTCTCCTCTATCCCGTCCAGGCCGCCCTCGGCGCGTTCGTCGCCGTCGACGGCCCGTCGGCGACGCTGTCGACCGCCCACCTCGCGGTAGGGATGGCCATCTTCGGCGGCCTCGTCGTCGCCCTCGCGTGGACGCTGGAGACGGACACCGGCGACCCGACGGACCGCCCCGAGAGCGCGCCCGAACCGGACCTCGAACCCGAGGGCGCACACGACCCGACCGTCCCGACCGACCCCGTCGACCGCGCGAAGGCGACCGCCTACGCGTACTTCCGCCTTATGAAGCCGCGGCTAATGTGGCTGCTCTGCCTCGTCGCCTCGGCGGGCATGGCGCTGGCGGCGACGACCGGCGCGAGCCTCACGCCCGAAATCGTCCTCGCCACCCTCGGCGGCGGCGTCCTCTCCATCGGCGCCTCGGGCACGTTCAACCACGTCCTCGAACGCGACATCGACCGCCGCATGGAGCGCACCAGCGACAGACCGCTCGCCGTCGACCTCGTGCCGGTGCGCCACGCCGTCGCGTTCGGCCTCCTCCTGGCCGCCGCCTCGGTGGCGCTGTTCGCGTGGGTGAACGTCCTCGCCGCCGTCCTCGGCGTCGGTGCTATCCTCTTCTACAGCGTCGTCTACACGCTGATTCTCAAACCGAACACGGTACAGAACACCGTCATCGGCGGCGCGGCGGGCGCGCTGCCCGCCCTCATCGGCTGGGTGGCCGTCACCGGCTCAGTCGGCTTCGGCGGTCTGCTGCTCGCGGCGGTCATCTTCCTGTGGACGCCCGCGCACTTCTACAACCTCGCCTTGGCGTACAAGGACGACTACGCCCGCGGCGGCTTCCCGATGATGCCCGTCGTCCGCGGCGAGACCGAGACCAGAAAGCACACGCTGTGGTACCTCGGCGCGACGCTCATCGCCGCCGGCGCGCTGGCGGCGATGGAGGGACTCGGTCTCCTCTACGCGCTGACGAGCATCGTCTTCGGCGGCGTCTTCCTCTACTACGTCGTCCGCCTGCACTACGAACAGACCCAGTCGGCGGCGCTCAGGTCGTTCCACGCCTCGAACGCCTACCTCGGCACCCTGCTCTTGGCCGTGGTCGTCGACACGCTGGCGCTCTGACCGTGTCCGTCTCCGAATCGCTCGGTCGGGTCGTCGCCGACCGCGACGTGCTGTACGCCGGCCTCCTGGCGAACACGCTCGGCATCCTCTCGCTCGCGTACGTTCTCGTCACGGGCATCGACGTCTCGCAACCGCGCTACTCCTTCTACGGGTTGCTCTGGGTTGTCGTCGGCGTCCTCGCCGTCTGGAAGACGGCGCCCGCACCGACCGACGCCCGGACCCGCCGCCGGGCCGCCGTCATCGCCGTCGGCTACGCCGTCGTGCTCGCGTTCGCGGGCGGCGTCGTCGTCACCTCGACGATGTCTGTCGGTCCCGACTGGGCGTTCCGCGTCGCCACGCTCGCGCCCGGGTGGGGACCCGCGCCGACGATATCCACGCCGTTCGCCACCATCGTCCTCATGCCCGCCCGCGTCGTCGGCTACCTCGCGCTGTCGTACCTCGTGTACGCGACGGTCATCGACGCCGCCGGCTCGGCCGTCTCCGGAGTGTTGGGCCTGCTCTCCTGCGTCTCCTGCTCGTGGCCGATTCTCGCGTCGATACTCACCGGCGTGTTCGGGGGTGGGTCGGCGCTCGTCGCCGCGACGTTCGACCTCTCCTACGACATCTCGACGCTCGTCTTCGTCGTCACCGTCGTCCTGCTCTACTGGCGGCCGTTCGGCCCCGGCCGCGGTCGCGGCGACTGAGCGGCGGGCGGCGGGACGACGAGCGGACTACCGACGGCCGCACCCACGTTCAGGTTTAACTCCCCGGCGGGTGCACACTCCCACATGAGCGAGGTCGAAATCGAGTACTGCGTGCCGTGCGGGTTCTTGGAGCGAGCCGAAGAGATGCAGCACGCCGTCCTCGAACAGTTCGGCGAGCGAATCGACCGCGTCTCCCTGGTGACCGGCGACCACGGCGTGCTCACCGTCGCCGTCGACGGCGAACTCGTGTGGGACAAAAGCGAGGACGAGTACGACGTGGACGAGGTCACCCGCCGCGTCCGGGCGGCGCTCTGAGCGGTGAAGTCAGTCGAACACGCCGTCGTCGGCGCCGTCGTCTCGGCGGCCGCGGCGACGCTCATCTTCCCGACTCCGAGCGGCGTCACGTTCGGGGGCCTCGTCGCCTTCGGCGTCCTCCTGAGCGTCTTCGTCGACCTGGACCACTTCCTCATCGCGCGCGCGATGGTCGGCGACTGGCGGAACCTCGAACGCGCGGTGACGAACCCCCGCGTCGGACTCGTCGAACAGGAGAAAGTGTTCGCCGACTTGGACGAGGAGGGCCTCATCCAGCGCCGACTGCTCAGTCACCACCTCGTCGGCGGAACGCTCTGTCTCGTCCTCGCCCTCCTCGGCCTCGGACGCCTCGCCGTCTTCGTCGCCGTCGTCCTCTACGCGCACGTCCTCTGCGACTACCTCAGGGACATCGGCTACGCGTGAGTCGCCGGCCGTCGGCGACGTCCGCGCGCCGTCGCCGACTCGCGCTCAGTGCCAGAGCTGACCGTCTTCGTCGTAGCGCGCGTCCATGATTCGCTCCCACTGTTCATCGGAGAGGTCGACGTCCGCCGCGCCGATGTTCTCGTCCAGTTGCTCTTCGGTGCGCGCGCCGACGATGGGCACCACCGTCGCGTCGGGGTAGTCCATCAGCCAGCGGAGCGCCACCTGCGCGGGCGAGGCGTCCGCCTCGTCGGCCACCTCGCGCACGGCGTCAAGCACTTTCCACCCGCGCTCAGAGAGGTAGAACTGGTCGAACCGGTCGTCGAACGACGCGCGGGAGCCGTCGGGCGCGACGACCTGCTTCGGGTCCTCGGGGTCGGCCCGCTCGTACTTCCCTGTCAGGAAACCGCCCGCCAGCGGCGAGTACGGACACACCGCGAGCTCTTGGTCCCCGCAGACGTCGAGATACTCCTTCACGTCCTCGTAGTATCCCGCGTGGAACAGCGGCTGGGTCACCTCGAAGCGCTCGTAGTCCTCCACGTCGGACTTCCACAGCGCCTTCGTGAGCTGCCACGAGGCCATCGTCGACGCGCCGAGGTAGTTCACCTTCCCCTTCTCGACGAGGGCGTTCAGCGCCGACAGCGTCTCCTCGATGTCGGTCTCCTCGTCCCAGCGGTGGATGTAGTAGAGGTCGAGGTAGTCCGTCCCGAGTCGGTCCAGCGTCCCCTCTATCTGGTTTCGGATGTGCGTGCGCGAGAGGCCCGAGCCGTTCGGGTTCTCCTCGTCGAACGGGAAGTACACCTTCGAGGCGAGGACGTACTCGGACCGCTCGCGCTGGGAGAGCCAGTCGCCGATCCACGACTCCGAGCGGCCGTTCGGGTTCCCGTACACGTTCGCGGTGTCGATGAAGTTGCCCCCGCGGTCGGCGAATGCGTCCAGGAGGTCGTGGGCGTCGTTCTTCGACGTCTCCAACACGCCGTTCGTCTCGCGGCCGAAGCGCCACGTTCCGAAACAGAGTTCGGACACCTTCGTCCCCGTGCTGCCGAGTCGCCGGTAGTCGAGACTCATACGCGGGGCGACGGCGGGAGGGTGCAAAAGTGTGGCACTACCGGAGAATCGCCGACCGAAGAGAGAGGATTCACCGACGCTCCGCTCGCGCCGCCGAATCCGTACTCGCCGGCGGAGTACTTTTGCTCTCGGACCCATACCTGTCGCTACATGTCGGAACTCGCGGTCGTCGCTATCGGTCTCGGCGACCTCGGCCGCTTAGAGTGTCGGAGCATCGATTCGATAGACGGCGTCTCGGTCGTCGCCGGCGCGGACCCCTCCCCGGACGCGCGCGACGCCTTCCAGTACGAACTCGGACGCCACACCTACGACTCCCACGAGGCGATGCTGGACGACGTGGACGCCGACGCGGCTATCATCTCGACGCCGCACACGCTCCACTACGACCACGCGAGGGCCTGTCTGGACCGCGGCGTCCACGTCCACGTGGAGAAGCCGATGGTGACGGACCTCGGCGACGCCCGCGCGCTCGTCGAACGCGCGCGCGAGTCCGACCGCGTCCTCGCCGTCGGCTACCAGCGCCACTTCGACGACCGCTTCCGGGAGATTCGCCGACTCATCGACGACGGGCGCATCGGCACCCCGCACATGGCGACGTGTCACCTCGAACAGGACTGGGTACGGTGGAACCGCGACCGCTGGCGCGGGAACCCCGACCTCTCCGGCGGCGGCCAACTGTACGACTCGGGGAGTCACCTGCTGGACGCCCTCCTGTGGACGACGCGGAGCACCCCCTTTGAGGTGGCGGCGACGGTGGACGACCGTGGCGCCGACGTCGACGTGAACGCCGCGCTGGCGGTCACGCTGGACCGCGATGGCGACCGCCTCACCGCGAGCGTCGGCGTCTCCGGCGAGGGGCCGAGCGGACCCGCCCCGGGCGAGGCGCTCCGTATCTGGGGCACCGACGGCTCCCTCTCGTTCGACGGCGAGACCCTCCGCGTCGTCGAGGACGGGACCGAGTACGAGGCGACGCTCTCGGAACCGACGTTCGAGGAACTCACCGCGCGGAAGTTAGGGAACTTCGTCGGCGCGATACGAGGGGAGGCCGAGTTGAAGATTCCGCCGTCCGACGCCGTGAAGGTGACCGCGCTGACCGAGGCGGCCTACGAGTCCGCCGAGTCCGGCCGACGGGTCGCCATCGACGCCGAGGTCTGAGCGAGTTCGGAGAGGGGGAGAAGCAGGGAGTCAGGGCGCGACCAGTCGGTGCAGCGCGCCCGTCCGGTCATTCAGTCCGCGCGCGCCGGTCGACAGCACGAACAGGTCCTCGCCGTCCCGACCGAAGGCGGTGACGAACGACCCCGGCGCGCCGTCGCCGGTTATCGGCACCTCGGTCACCGGCCACGGCGTCGTCTCCGAAGCGGGGTCCGCCGCGAACAGGCGCCCGTTCGACCGCCAGTCGGCGAACAGATACGCGCCCGCGAGGCCGGTCCCCGAGAGCGCCCCGCCGCGGACGACGTAGCCGCCGATGACCGAGATGCCGGTCGCGCCGTCGCCCGAGTGCGGGTACTCTATCACCGGGTCGACGAGGGGGTCGCCGTCGGGCGTCGTCGTCGGGCACTCGCCCGCCCCGTAGCAGTGCGTCCCCTCCCGGACGTTCCAGCCGTAGTTGCCGCCCCGTTCGACCACGCTCACCTCCTCGTACTCGCTCTGTCCGACGTCGGCGACGTAGAGGTCCCAGTTGTTCCCGTCTCGAGTATCGAAGGAGAACCGCCACGGGTTGCGGAAGCCCCACGCGTACTGCTCGTCCAATCCGTCGCGCCCGACGAGGGGGTTGTCCGCGGGAATCCCGTACGGCCGGTCCCCGTCCCGCGAGTCCACGTCGAGGCGGAGGATGCTCCCCAGAAGATTCTCGGTCACGTCCTGTCCGTTGCCGCCGTCGACGGCGTCGTACCAGTCGGCGACGTGCCCGGTTCCCCTGTCGCCGCCGCCCCCGCCGTCGCCGGTGCCGACGTAGAGGAGGCCGTCCGGGCCGAATCCGACCGACCCGGCGTTGTGGTTCGACTGCGGTTCGGGCAGTTCCAACAGCGTCCGCTCGCGACCCCCGTCGACGGTCCGCGCGCCGGGGTCGACGGTGAACTCGCTGAGGACGAACGTGTGGCTGTAGTCCCGCGGCGTTCCCTCCCGGCGGGGCGCGCTGTACCGGACGTACAGGCGGCCGTTGTCCGCGAACTCGGGGTGCGGGGCGACGCCGAGCAGTCCCCGTTCGTCGTAGCCGCCGATGTCGACCACCTGCTCCCGAAGGTCGAGGTACGGCGCGTCGCGGCGGCCGTTCGCGGTCACCTCGTAGACGACGCCGGGTTGGTCGACGACGAACCGGCGGTCGGTGCCCGCCGGCGCGAAGAAGTCGACGGGCGAGACGAACCCCGCGGCGACGGATTCGGCGGCGACGCGAGCGTCCGCCAGGTTCGGCCCGTCGCCGCCGGTACCCGTTCCTGTGCCCGTCTCACCGCCGCCTCCGTCGCCGTCCGGCGGCGACTCGGTTCGCGTCGCGGGCGGGTCGTCGGTGCCGTTCGTCGGGGCCGAGCTACATCCGGCGACGCCCGCGAGGAGGGCCGACAGGCCGGACGCGAGCGCGCGGCGGCGGGAGAGGGGTGGCATCGTCGGACCTCGGGGAGCGCCGAGAATAAGCGTTACCGTCGTGTCGGCGCGGGGACAGGCGCGGAAGCCGCCTCGAACGCCGGCCCCGAATCCGAATCCTTACCCGCGGACCGCGCCGAACCCGACGCATGGACGAGGTACTCGTCGCCGAGAACCTTCGGAAATCCTACGGCGACAAGGAGGCCCTCTCGGACGTCTCGCTGTCGGTCGCGGCGGGCGAGGTGTTCGGACTCATCGGCCCCAACGGCGCGGGCAAGACGACGCTCGTTCGCGCCCTCACCGGAACCACCCCCGTCGACGGCGCGGTGTCCGTCCTCGGCGAGTCACCGACGGACGTCGACCGCTCCCGCGTCGGACTGCTGCCGCAGTCGTTCTCGCCGGCGTCGCGGCTCACCGCGCGCGAACTCGTCTCCTACTACGCCGGCCTGTACGACGAGGCGCGCGACCCCGAGTCCGTGCTCGCGGACGTTGGCCTGACGGGCGACGACGCGACGACGTGGTACGAGGACCTCTCGGGCGGCCAGCAGCGGCGCGCCTGCGTCGCGGCGGCGCTTGTGAACGACCCTGACGTGCTCTTCCTCGACGAACCGACCACCGGCATCGACCCGGCGGGTCGGCGGGACCTGTGGGACCTCCTCGACGGCCTCGCCGCGGGGGGGACGACGGTGTTTCTGACCAGCCACTCGATGCCCGAGGTCGAACGCCTCGCCGACCGCGTCGGCCTGTTGAACGCGGGCGAACTCGTCGCCGTCGGCTCGCCCCGCGAACTCGTCGCCGCGCACGGCGGCGACAGCCGACTCGAAGTGGAGACGGAGGCGCCGCCGGAGACGGTGGTCGAGACGTTCGGCGGGCGGTTCGACGTCGCCGCCCGCGACGGCCGCCTCGTCTTCGAAGGCCTGACCCCGCGGGACATCGGCGACGCCGTCCGCGCCCTCGACGACGCGGGCGTCGCCTACGGCACGCTGACGTGGACCCAACCCGACCTCGAAGACGTCTACCTTTCCCTGACGGGCGAGTCCTTCGAGGGACGGTCGAGCGTCGCGGACGCGGTGGCGGCGGACGGCGGGACCGCGAACGGCGACGGGAGCGGAGGTGAGCGACGGTGAGTTCGCTCGGTCGCATCCGCGCGGAGTTCACCGCCTCGTGGCACTCGTTCCTCCGGCGGCGCACGGCGGTGTTCTTCACGTTCTTCTTCCCGGTCATCATCGTGCTCATCTTCGGGGCGTTGGTGCAGACGCAACCCACCGGCGGCGGTCTGTTCGCCGAGGACCCCGCCTACTACGTGCCGGGCTACCTCGCCGTCGTCGTCCTGTTCACGCCGCTGTCGCGCGTCGGGTCGACCATCGCCCGGCACCGGGAGGGGAACCGCTTCGAGAAACTGGCGACGACGCCACTCTCTCGGTCCGAGTGGCTGCTCGGTCAGACGCTCGTGAACGTCGTCGTCATCGGACTCGCGGCGCTGGCGCTGCTCGTTCTCACCGTCGTCGTGACGGGCGTGTCGCTCCCGCTTCGACCGGCGACGCTCTCCATCGTGCTGTTCGTCGCCTTCGGCGTCACGCTGTTCTGCGGGCTGGGGGCGATTATCGGCCGCGTCGCCGACTCGCAGGACGGCGTCATCGCCGCGTCGAACGCCATCGCCCTCCCCCTCCTCTTCCTCTCGGAGACGTTCGTCACGCCCGACCTGCTTCCGACGTGGTTCCGTCCCGCGTTGAACCTCTCGCCGCTGACCTACTTCGCCCGCGGCGTCCGCGCGGTGACGACGGAAACGGGCGACCCGTGGACGAACCTCGCCGTCCTCGCCGTCCTCTCGGCGCTGTTCTTCGCGGCCGGCGCGTACGCCATCCCGCGGACGGACTGAGAGCCGCCTCCTCGTCCGCTCGCGCCTCACTCGCCGGTGAACTCCGGGTCACGCTTCTCGCGGAACGCGGCGGTGCCCTCGCGCAGGTCGTCGGTGCTGAAGAGGAGGCCGAAGCCCTGACTCTCCATCGCGAGGGCCGCGTCGAGGCTCGCGTCGGCGCCCTCGTTCATCACCTTCTTCGCGACTTCGAGCGCGAGGGGCGGGCCGGACAGCAGGTCGTCGACGAACTCGGCGACCACGTCGTCGAACTCCGCCGCCGGGACGGCGCGGTTGACGAGACCCCACTCCTCGGCGCGGTCGGCGTCGATGCGGTTCCCCCGGAAGACGAGTTCCTTCGCGCGCGTCTCGCCGAGCATCCGGAGCAGTTTCTGCGTGCCGCCGCCGCCGGGGATGAGCCCGAGGTTTATCTCGGGGGACCCGAACTCCGAACCCTCGGTGGCGACTCTGAGGTCGCAGGCGAGGGCGAGTTCGAGGCCGCCCCCGAGGCAGTAGCCCTCGATTTTCGCCAGCGTCGGCCGCGGGAACTCCTCGACCGTCTCGAACGCCGGCGTCACGTCCATCGCGTCGGTCGGCGACCGGTCGGCGAAGCCCTCGATGTCGGCGCCGGCGGAGAACGCCCGGTCGCCCGCGCCCTCGAACGTGACGCACCGGACCGCCTCGACGTCCACCGACGAGAGCAGGTCGTCTATCTCCCCTAAGAGGTCAGTCGACAGGGCGTTCATCCGCTCCGGGCGGTCCAACTCGATTTCGAGCAGTCCCTCCTCGGAGAGGTCGTAGTTCAGGAACCGGTAGTCGCCGGGACCGTCGCCGTCCGCGTCGTCGTAGTCGTAGAACCCCCCACCCGCCGTCTTTCCGGTCCGTCCCGACCCGACGAGTTCGACGAGGTGGTCGTCGGGGGCGAACCGCTCTTCGCCCGTCTCCTCCGACAGGGTTTCGAGTTTGTCGAGAATCGCGTCCAGACCGATGCCGTCCGCGCGGCGGCAGATACCCTCGGGGAAGCCGAGACCGAGGCGGACGCCGGTGTCAATCGCTTCGGGCGTCGCCACGCCGTCGCCGACGAGTCGCGCCGCCTCGTTGGCCATCCGCGCCTCGACGCGTAGGGTGTCGAAGTCGCCGGTGTCGTCCTCGGGTACGTAGTCCGCCCCGTCGCCCGACTCGTAGTCGTAGTAGCCCGCTCCCGTCTTCCGGCCGAGGTCGCCGGCTTCCACCTTCTCGGCCATCACCGGCGGAATCGGCCGCCCCGCCTCCTCGCGAACGTGGTGCCCAACGTCGATGCCGGTGAGGTCCGAGAGTTCGAACGGCCCCATCGGGTAGCCGCGCCGGTTGACCATCGCGGCGTCGGCCTCCCGAACCGTCGCCTCGCCGTCGGAGACCATCCACGCCGGTTCGCCGATGTACGGCCCGAGTACCGTGTTGACGACGAACCCCGAGACGTCCTTTCGGACGTA
Protein-coding regions in this window:
- a CDS encoding ABC transporter permease; amino-acid sequence: MSSLGRIRAEFTASWHSFLRRRTAVFFTFFFPVIIVLIFGALVQTQPTGGGLFAEDPAYYVPGYLAVVVLFTPLSRVGSTIARHREGNRFEKLATTPLSRSEWLLGQTLVNVVVIGLAALALLVLTVVVTGVSLPLRPATLSIVLFVAFGVTLFCGLGAIIGRVADSQDGVIAASNAIALPLLFLSETFVTPDLLPTWFRPALNLSPLTYFARGVRAVTTETGDPWTNLAVLAVLSALFFAAGAYAIPRTD
- a CDS encoding 3-hydroxyacyl-CoA dehydrogenase/enoyl-CoA hydratase family protein; the protein is MTDVDVRRVTVLGAGNMGHGIAEVVAIAGYDVVMRDVNEELVSEGYESIEWSLEKLAEKDRLDESVETVLSRVDTAVELESAVSDADLVVEAAPERMELKKEIFGELDEHAPADAILASNTSSLSITEIASATSRPESVVGMHFFNPPVKMALVEVIYGSETAEETAEAANEFVESLGKTPIYVRKDVSGFVVNTVLGPYIGEPAWMVSDGEATVREADAAMVNRRGYPMGPFELSDLTGIDVGHHVREEAGRPIPPVMAEKVEAGDLGRKTGAGYYDYESGDGADYVPEDDTGDFDTLRVEARMANEAARLVGDGVATPEAIDTGVRLGLGFPEGICRRADGIGLDAILDKLETLSEETGEERFAPDDHLVELVGSGRTGKTAGGGFYDYDDADGDGPGDYRFLNYDLSEEGLLEIELDRPERMNALSTDLLGEIDDLLSSVDVEAVRCVTFEGAGDRAFSAGADIEGFADRSPTDAMDVTPAFETVEEFPRPTLAKIEGYCLGGGLELALACDLRVATEGSEFGSPEINLGLIPGGGGTQKLLRMLGETRAKELVFRGNRIDADRAEEWGLVNRAVPAAEFDDVVAEFVDDLLSGPPLALEVAKKVMNEGADASLDAALAMESQGFGLLFSTDDLREGTAAFREKRDPEFTGE